The Mercurialis annua linkage group LG7, ddMerAnnu1.2, whole genome shotgun sequence genome includes the window ATACTGCACTGCATTTTCTGTATTATTACCGAAAAGAAAAAATGCGGCGATGAGGCCATATTATTACCGAATTGGAGATAATTGTTCTTGATGTTCCATTCGAAATCCCAGTGTTTCCTATCATTTTTGAGAGTCCAGTATGCCCATCCAAAAGAAGCTGCATCATAAACCTCAAGTTGCGCTTTCCCAAAATTTTGATAATCTTCCTCCGATGCACTTGTTACATTCCATTCGTTCACCCATTCGCCTAACATCAACACACCTCAATAACGTCTTAGAAACAATATGCACATTGCATCAGAAAAGTTCTTTGCATTAAAAAGAATAGCGAATGCAGTACCTTACCGATAAAAACAAGCGGACCATTGGCACTGTTCAGAGCCTGTAATTGAGCTTCCCTGCTGTTGTGTATAAATTGGATATTATCCTCAGAACTCATATTAGAAAAGAAAGTGTCGAAAAGATTGTAGTAATGCAAATCAACAACAATGTTGTGAGAGCCTATATTAGCCTGGTAAAGTTCCATCGGGTCAGCATTGCCAATTCTTTGACAGATGATGACATAAGCGTTTGGTGAGTATTTTCGAACAATTTCGTAGCCTTGTTTGTAATATGGAACCAAAACTTCCAAAGGGACTGAACCAGCAGATGGCTCATTTAAAAGCTCGATTCCTAGCAAGGCAGGATGTCTCGCGTATCTGCAAATGAAATAATCTACGTTCATGTTTTAAGCTGAGCAAACGGATAAATCAGCAGATTATACTAAACAATTTGCAGTATTCCAAATTTCCATTACTAATGAAATCAAAAGAATCTCAAATAACTTATCGAAATTGTACCTTGAAGCTAGAAAGTCTATAACATCGAGAGTCTGTGAGATGTAATCAGGAGAAGTAGGCCAGCCTGTTGTACCATCTCTGCTAGCACTATGTTCCATTCCGTTCTGAGAGCCGGGAGCCGCATGAAAATCAATTATACATCTTATATCATAGGCTCTGCACCAAAAAAAATTTGTAGGTATTTGTCGAAAGGAAATGTGAAGTTTAAAGTGTTAAATATCTAAACAGAAACAGGGGAAAACTGGACCTACTGCGCCCATGAGAGTGCATTATCTAGAGCTTCCAAGGATCCTCCTATAAATGGAGCCGGAGGATCAGGATCTAAGGCAATCCACCAACCAACTGGGATCCTCACAGTGTTTATCCCATGTCTATATAGAAACCTGAAATCTTCTACTGTAATAAAAGTGTTTCTATGTTTCTGCAgttcaaaaaggaaaaaaggaaAGAATTAATAGAAAGCTGAACACGACAGTTCTATGGTTTAGTCTCATTTCGTGTTTACAGTATAGTATCATTTGCATTCACAATCTTATCTTATACATTCTCTTAATTCTGTGTTATGTGATTTTTGGTTGCATACATAATTATCTATCTTCTACCAAATTCGAAAAATATTGAATAACATAGAGAAATATAGAACAAGGAATTTACCTTAAGAATCTCTTTGGCCTTATTATGCCCATACCCATTCGCAAGTTGATAATCTCCGTGCAAGTTATTTGCTATAATGCTCATTTCAAATGTTGCTGCATTATCATCCCATCCCGGTTTCCCTGGATAGTCTGCAGAGAGCTGGTTTCCTAATGTAgcctaaaaaaattgattataagCTATCATGCCATATTGTCAAACCTTTAAGATTATACGAAAAGGGACCAAGCATCACGAATGTTGCacggaaataaaaatattaaaataggaaaTGGTGAGACGACGCTTGTTACAAGAACAGGTTATAAATATATCAATGAAATTTTCAATCCTGTCACAAATGTATAATTATACTATAGTCCATAAGAAGTTCAGGTATGCTCCAAAAGTGATTACATCTTTATTTGTAACATTATTCTTTCAGAGATATTACCTGTAGATAGGTCCCACTAGTAAGTTTTATATGCACTCTGTTGTTAGTATttctctcaatataaaatgtAGTCCCTGCCGAGGATGAGTTTGCTGTTGCAGAGATAGAGCACCATTCACTATCACATGTTAGAAACTGGCCCTGGGAGGTCCGAAGCTCAAATTCTAATTCAGAGTGTCTCCATAACTGCAGGAGAAGAAATGAATTCGATGATTTGTCTGCATAATTATAGCAAACTATAACAGCTTCGAGCTTTGACATCCTTGTTTCAGTAATGCATAAGAACTAGTAATACATTCAATAAGTATCTCAACGGACAAGATAACTTAAGAATATTACTTAGAAGGCTATATCTCAAAACCGGTTAATAACAATGCCATAGACCACatcaaattgtaaaaaaaattgcgCTTTTCAATGCCACTACGAATCAAGtaaccattacgaaacacaaTTTTGTGTGTGGATTCAAAGCGGAATTCAAGAAAGAGCTAAACTTATTGAATTGGATCAACCGAGATGAAGGAAAAAGTGACTAAAGTTGGCAATTTACAACAAGCTTATATTCAATGAAACATGACTAATTTAGCAAGCATCTTACCCTGAATGTTTCCCATGAAGAAGCATCATCTCTATCAACCGTAACACTCATGCCACCTCCATTCTCGGCGGAGACATACTTCTGCAAGGTCACTGATCTAAATTGAACCTCGGTACCATCCTAAATTTCAATATCCAAAACAGGATTAACCGAGCAAATCAATAATCAAATAAGATCAGCCCAAATAAAAGCAAGATTTAGAAAAGCAACTCACAAGCATATCTCCATTATGAATGCCATCAAACAATGAAGGCTTAATCCAGCCTTCCACAACCAGCCAACCTCCCAAATTGACTCCTCTAACTTTAGCATCTTCTCTTAATCCATTCACTTAACATTACAAACcaattacaaaaattatttcATAATCACATCATTAAACATAAAGCACTTTAAAAGAATTGTAACCTGAGTATACTGTGGCCAAAATAGCCCAACAAGATAGTGAAAATGCAAGTACCCACTTGCAAAAGCCAAGTTCCATGAAAAATGCAGGCACCACAAAGCATCAAATAAGGCAAAATAAAGAACCCATCTGCAAAAAAAGTAGCATCACTTGAGGAATATGAGTAAATGCTTTACTTATCAGATAATTAATAGTAATACAAAGCAAGTGAAAACAAAAAGATTACCTCAAAATAATGAGCAGAAGAAAGGAACAAAGTGCCTAGACTGCAAAGGAATAAAAAGATTTGTTTGAGAAAtgtttgaaaaatgaaaaaaaggggATGATTTTGATGATGGTGAACAAAAAGAGTGAGGTGGTAGTGAAAAACCACCTTATCTGTGTTGCTTATTGACATGATTTCTTGTTTTTTAGTGGAGATATGCTAAGACTGCAGAATAGAGGCTGAAGCTGGCCATAAATTTTTAAGTAGATTATGTCCGCCGAATAAATGTTATAACACATCATTAAACAAAGAACAAACACATCATatctttgtcaaaaaaaaatttctaaaaatcaaAGAATTCATAAAGTGGtcacaattaaaatgaaattattgaacaaaggatcactttcactcctgaacttgcgtcaaagtatcaaaaaaatccaaaactggaaaaccggatcacttataccctgaacttgtgtaaaccggctcaaaaagcCCCTTATGCTGAtatggcaccttaattggagagtgggcttttaattaatattttttatcctaattaatctcaattaaatcctaattaattgCAATTAAAACCTAATAAATCACAATTAATCCCTAATTAATTTAGAGATCAtgctttttgtcaattttttttattttttttttcgttccggcgaggaggaggaggagcctCCTCGCCGGAGCTGTTCTTGACAGATCCTCAGGCGAGGATCTGTCACAGATCCTCGCGCGGATATGTTCTTGACAGATCCTCGCGCGGATCTGTCAAGAACAAATCCTCGCCTGAGGATCTGTGACCCGCGGGTCTGGAAGAACAGACCCGCGGGTctgcattttaaaaaaaaaattaatttttttatgtatatttaaaaattagggttaatttgttaatattttaattttgggggttaattagttaattcagattttaaaatttggggattaatttgttatatattaaaaattagagggttaatttgttgttttagattttagaataatatgtattaaattgtacttttttaattattaggtctTAATTTGTaatctttgaaaaaaaattagaaccattttaaactttttttctatcaaaaaccacCCTGGGCAACAAAACCACTAtgaaaaaccggagagtgtgatagactctcttaggtgagagtggggaggggggtttttgatCCGTTTTATACAAGTTCAAGGTATAAGTGATCCCTTTTTTcagctttggacttttttgatattttgacgtAAGTTTgggggtgaaagtgatcctttgctcgaaattatttgtaaaatatcgcattttaaaattttttcacAACAAATTTgtctattttttataatttaccaCTCCAcactaataataaatatatttataaaatttcaatttatttatttaaggtCATCAAACTTCAGTTTTTGTCTCAAAGATTTTGTAAGTTTTAATTTGCTTATATGACCAtctaattcaaaaatatttgtcACATTGGCAAATgatatcaatatattttattaaaaaataaaattagtttaccTGACGTATCACTCGATTGTTGATGCGATAAATATTCAAATTCGAAGGGCCACATCATTAAAATTAGATGAGAAATAccgatttgaaataaaaattgaagttcGATGGCctttaagaaataaattaaaatttgatatattttaaaaataatttaaaagttcagTGACCCCAACACATTTGACCCATATTCTCGCATAAATGGTCAATTAATTGCTACACTAACGCATgcataaaattgtttttaatccATTTCATTCATCATGTAGAGTTTAAGTTTTAATTGTGGTGtttgatgaattaaaaattaaatattgaaaattaaagTTGTTAGTAGaacataataaataataacttgtGGGAGGAATCAAACCCACacaacctagcagtttgctgcgattgtaccatttgaattataactcattggtaGCATATTTTAATGTTGAATTTAATATTCTGTCCAACaactttaatcactaaaatattaatttttttgttatccatattttaatattaaatttttgaatttctaCTCATTGAAGTATgtataattcaaattattaacTGATAATTATAATCATATATATAGTAAAATATTATGTCTATCAATACATATAGGGATAAAATAGTCAATACTGTTAGTCAAGGGTGtaaaagcaaaaataaaaaagaagtttTGAACTTTTATTCATACTTTATTAAGAAATTAAAGAAGTATTCAGTTAGCTTATGGGAGAGCCTAACCAAGTTGGAAGTTAGTTGTAACGCATCTCATTGACCAAGCAAGCAAGAAAAGCATATCCTTAATCAAAAGCAACAAAACTTCCATCCCTAcatagtcaattttttttataattagtttattaaacGTAATTAACTTaccacatatatatatatatatatatatatatataaaccaacTAAATATCTATAtgtatatctatctatactatatataaaagcacggatggagggggggacaggcacattTACATTAATGTCCTTTtcactttataaaatttaattattaattaaaatctattaagataatcattaaaattagaatactaactaaaataaactatcaTATTAAGATAAGTTagaatactaactaaaataaactactatattaAGACAAGTTAGAATACTAACTAAATTAAACTATTAGagttttaactaaaataaactactataaaTTACTATATTAAAATAAGTTAGAGTACTAATTGTACCTTATTGAAGTTAAGATTACTATGAGAATTAAAATTACGAGTTAATATTCTTTtcactttataaaatttaattattaattaaaaactgttaagataattttaaagttagagtaccaactaaaataaactactatgttaagataattattaaagttaaagtactaacttaaaaaaaactatttaaatatttagtaattttaactttaatttttttaatcatatagaattttaaataaggtaaactatttccaataaattactattttaattattatttactattttctatttaaattttctataattataaaatttgagtatcaattaaaaatattaacctATTAAAAATagtcatttaaaatattaaataaaacaacTATTCCAGATTAATtatactttaaatattttttgataatttgacgagtcacactacgagccacgtgtgtaACACGTAAACTAAAAActagttatatataaaagcacggatggggggacaggcaaatttactaaaTAGCCCTTTATAGATTATTGTTAATTGAAGGTTTTTTGGTCTTTATCTAATTAATTacagatttaaaaaatataaggtaCAATTAGAGTTTAATTGGGATAAAATTCCTTAATTATTGCTAAGAG containing:
- the LOC126657660 gene encoding probable glucan 1,3-beta-glucosidase A isoform X2; the protein is MNGLREDAKVRGVNLGGWLVVEGWIKPSLFDGIHNGDMLDGTEVQFRSVTLQKYVSAENGGGMSVTVDRDDASSWETFRLWRHSELEFELRTSQGQFLTCDSEWCSISATANSSSAGTTFYIERNTNNRVHIKLTSGTYLQATLGNQLSADYPGKPGWDDNAATFEMSIIANNLHGDYQLANGYGHNKAKEILKKHRNTFITVEDFRFLYRHGINTVRIPVGWWIALDPDPPAPFIGGSLEALDNALSWAQAYDIRCIIDFHAAPGSQNGMEHSASRDGTTGWPTSPDYISQTLDVIDFLASRYARHPALLGIELLNEPSAGSVPLEVLVPYYKQGYEIVRKYSPNAYVIICQRIGNADPMELYQANIGSHNIVVDLHYYNLFDTFFSNMSSEDNIQFIHNSREAQLQALNSANGPLVFIGEWVNEWNVTSASEEDYQNFGKAQLEVYDAASFGWAYWTLKNDRKHWDFEWNIKNNYLQFGNSPVSQIVDRLVLIGLISTCFFLHHIV
- the LOC126657660 gene encoding probable glucan 1,3-beta-glucosidase A isoform X1, translated to MELGFCKWVLAFSLSCWAILATVYSVNGLREDAKVRGVNLGGWLVVEGWIKPSLFDGIHNGDMLDGTEVQFRSVTLQKYVSAENGGGMSVTVDRDDASSWETFRLWRHSELEFELRTSQGQFLTCDSEWCSISATANSSSAGTTFYIERNTNNRVHIKLTSGTYLQATLGNQLSADYPGKPGWDDNAATFEMSIIANNLHGDYQLANGYGHNKAKEILKKHRNTFITVEDFRFLYRHGINTVRIPVGWWIALDPDPPAPFIGGSLEALDNALSWAQAYDIRCIIDFHAAPGSQNGMEHSASRDGTTGWPTSPDYISQTLDVIDFLASRYARHPALLGIELLNEPSAGSVPLEVLVPYYKQGYEIVRKYSPNAYVIICQRIGNADPMELYQANIGSHNIVVDLHYYNLFDTFFSNMSSEDNIQFIHNSREAQLQALNSANGPLVFIGEWVNEWNVTSASEEDYQNFGKAQLEVYDAASFGWAYWTLKNDRKHWDFEWNIKNNYLQFGNSPVSQIVDRLVLIGLISTCFFLHHIV
- the LOC126657660 gene encoding probable glucan 1,3-beta-glucosidase A isoform X4, with the translated sequence MGNIQDKSSNSFLLLQLWRHSELEFELRTSQGQFLTCDSEWCSISATANSSSAGTTFYIERNTNNRVHIKLTSGTYLQATLGNQLSADYPGKPGWDDNAATFEMSIIANNLHGDYQLANGYGHNKAKEILKKHRNTFITVEDFRFLYRHGINTVRIPVGWWIALDPDPPAPFIGGSLEALDNALSWAQAYDIRCIIDFHAAPGSQNGMEHSASRDGTTGWPTSPDYISQTLDVIDFLASRYARHPALLGIELLNEPSAGSVPLEVLVPYYKQGYEIVRKYSPNAYVIICQRIGNADPMELYQANIGSHNIVVDLHYYNLFDTFFSNMSSEDNIQFIHNSREAQLQALNSANGPLVFIGEWVNEWNVTSASEEDYQNFGKAQLEVYDAASFGWAYWTLKNDRKHWDFEWNIKNNYLQFGNSPVSQIVDRLVLIGLISTCFFLHHIV
- the LOC126657660 gene encoding probable glucan 1,3-beta-glucosidase A isoform X3, with the protein product MELGFCKWVLAFSLSCWAILATVYSVNGLREDAKVRGVNLGGWLVVEGWIKPSLFDGIHNGDMLDGTEVQFRSVTLQKYVSAENGGGMSVTVDRDDASSWETFRLWRHSELEFELRTSQGQFLTCDSEWCSISATANSSSAGTTFYIERNTNNRVHIKLTSGTYLQATLGNQLSADYPGKPGWDDNAATFEMSIIANNLHGDYQLANGYGHNKAKEILKKHRNTFITVEDFRFLYRHGINTVRIPVGWWIALDPDPPAPFIGGSLEALDNALSWAQAYDIRCIIDFHAAPGSQNGMEHSASRDGTTGWPTSPDYISQTLDVIDFLASRYARHPALLGIELLNEPSAGSVPLEVLVPYYKQGYEIVRKYSPNAYVIICQRIGNADPMELYQANIGSHNIVVDLHYYNLFDTFFSNMSSEDNIQFIHNSREAQLQALNSANGPLVFIGKANG